Proteins encoded together in one Prionailurus viverrinus isolate Anna chromosome B1, UM_Priviv_1.0, whole genome shotgun sequence window:
- the LEPROTL1 gene encoding leptin receptor overlapping transcript-like 1 isoform X2, with protein sequence MAGIKALISLSFGGAIGLMFLMLGCALPIYNQYWPLFVLFFYILSPIPYCIARRLVDDTDAMSNACKELAIFLTTGIVVSAFGLPIVFARAHLIEWGACALVLTGNTVIFATILGFFLVFGSNDDFSWQQW encoded by the exons CTTTGATTAGTTTATCCTTTGGAGGAGCAATTGGGCTGATGTTTTTGATGCTTGGATGTGCCCTTCCAATATACAA ccaaTACTGGCctctctttgttctgtttttttacaTCCTTTCACCTATTCCATACTGCATAGCAAGAAGATTAGTGGATGATACAGATGCTATGAGTAATGCTTGTAAGGAACTTGCCATATTTCTTACAACAGGCATTGTTGTCTCAGCTTTTGGGCTCCCTATTGTATTTGCCAGAGCACATCTg ATTGAGTGGGGAGCTTGTGCACTTGTTCTCACAGGAAACACAGTCATATTTGCAACTATCCTGGGCTTTTTCTTGGTCTTTGGAAGCAATGATGACTTCAGCTGGCAGCAGTGGTGA